One genomic window of Desmospora activa DSM 45169 includes the following:
- a CDS encoding HAD family hydrolase, translated as MSLNYTMFVSDIDGTLVTKTKEIPRANQESISAFRQQGGYFTLATGRSFREAKRFIEELKVNLPVILCNGGVIYDPATEELTPVASMNRELLTYLLDQLTTFEHEVDIFLYSLTRVYATSVTPSLKAELDKYDDEFPLQLIPTYDDLPDTPITKVVAVAPPTTMPKLHTWADSLIYPLEYFQSSDQFFEILPQGITKGNAMEIVAQRYGLSVDQCAAIGDHMNDLSMVRKAGISAAVANAHPQLIQAAHHVVPSNEEAGVSFFLDHYVMQPEKAAQER; from the coding sequence TTGTCGTTAAACTACACCATGTTCGTTTCCGATATTGACGGAACGTTGGTTACCAAAACCAAAGAGATTCCCCGCGCCAACCAAGAGAGCATCTCCGCCTTTCGCCAACAAGGCGGTTATTTTACACTGGCAACCGGTCGCAGCTTCCGGGAAGCCAAACGTTTTATCGAGGAGTTAAAAGTAAATCTACCTGTTATTTTGTGCAACGGTGGGGTCATCTATGATCCGGCTACTGAGGAGTTGACACCTGTCGCTTCCATGAATCGTGAATTGTTGACCTATCTGTTGGATCAGCTGACCACCTTTGAACATGAAGTGGATATCTTTCTCTACTCCCTGACCCGTGTTTACGCCACTAGTGTCACCCCATCCTTAAAAGCCGAGCTGGATAAATACGATGATGAGTTTCCCTTGCAATTGATCCCTACCTATGATGATCTTCCCGATACCCCCATCACAAAAGTAGTGGCGGTAGCACCTCCCACTACCATGCCCAAGCTTCACACCTGGGCCGACAGCCTTATCTATCCACTGGAATATTTTCAGTCCTCGGATCAATTTTTCGAAATCCTGCCCCAAGGGATCACCAAAGGGAATGCGATGGAAATCGTCGCCCAACGTTACGGTTTATCCGTCGACCAATGTGCGGCGATCGGTGATCATATGAACGATCTTTCCATGGTGCGTAAGGCCGGTATTTCCGCTGCCGTCGCCAACGCCCACCCCCAATTGATCCAAGCCGCCCACCATGTCGTTCCCAGCAACGAAGAAGCTGGCGTCTCCTTTTTCCTCGATCATTATGTGATGCAACCGGAAAAAGCAGCACAAGAGCGATAA